One part of the Phaeodactylum tricornutum CCAP 1055/1 chromosome 17, whole genome shotgun sequence genome encodes these proteins:
- a CDS encoding predicted protein: protein MPTPSTIGKVDRELLPLDALRVATEPKETSTVGQGTYVEYPGRLSFAAAFFKGACYNLHSHWKIIAFGQVLSFLLACTGAAQATLALDCKLSAPTFSVGLYYFGLSFFLIPLFWQSQCKQQQNLDISHHSIEEDNSCFGEDGLSGTSFRTPPSLHNFLWIIPLKAPAWAYLLMAIMDVYANYFTVLAFRYTTITSVTLFDALAIPSAMILSRAFLSRKYTSVHLAGVSCCMLGIILNIMQDYSDDQVSSEHDQFPNKFKGDILALTGGLLYGVNNVLGEVAVRQFGGVHEYLGMLGFFATIVCVIQTTLLEREQVYKFLGQDDHSETCSHAFARWLLFAFVISGILSYHGASCFLQVSEATLFNLSLLTGDLWSVGFSVMAERIVPNRLFFIALAFIVLGVSVYETAPSPVQEDREDLSQEEAWREVETDAEVDQAGHNLELTAKSIRMSLM from the coding sequence ATGCCGACGCCTTCGACGATCGGCAAGGTTGACCGAGAGCTTCTTCCTCTAGACGCTTTAAGGGTAGCCACAGAACCAAAGGAGACGAGTACCGTAGGACAGGGGACTTACGTTGAATACCCGGGACGACTCTCTTTTGCGGCCGCTTTTTTCAAAGGGGCATGCTACAACCTTCACTCGCACTGGAAGATTATTGCTTTCGGACAAGTTCTGTCATTCTTGTTGGCTTGCACAGGGGCTGCCCAGGCTACTCTGGCTCTAGACTGCAAACTATCCGCCCCAACTTTCTCAGTCGGACTTTACTACTTCGGTTTGTCTTTCTTTCTGATCCCCCTTTTTTGGCAAAGCCAATgcaagcaacaacaaaatcttGACATTAGCCACCACTCGATAGAAGAGGACAACAGCTGTTTTGGCGAGGATGGGCTGTCAGGAACTTCTTTTCGAACACCTCCCTCCCTCCATAATTTTCTATGGATAATCCCTTTGAAAGCACCAGCATGGGCCTATCTTTTAATGGCCATTATGGACGTATACGCCAACTACTTCACAGTCTTGGCCTTTCGATATACGACAATTACTTCTGTTACTCTCTTTGACGCATTGGCGATTCCCAGTGCAATGATTCTGTCGCGTGCATTTCTCTCTCGAAAATATACTAGCGTACACCTTGCAGGGGTGTCGTGCTGTATGTTGGGTATTATACTCAACATCATGCAGGATTACAGTGATGATCAAGTATCTTCGGAACACGATCAATTTCCAAACAAATTTAAGGGAGATATTTTGGCGCTTACCGGTGGATTACTTTATGGAGTGAATAACGTGCTAGGCGAAGTCGCAGTACGGCAGTTCGGAGGCGTACACGAATATCTTGGAATGCTGGGTTTCTTCGCCACTATTGTTTGCGTGATCCAAACAACATTGCTGGAACGAGAGCAAGTATATAAATTCTTGGGACAGGACGACCACAGCGAAACCTGTTCTCATGCGTTTGCTAGATGGCtgctttttgctttcgttATCAGTGGCATTTTAAGTTACCACGGAGCTTCGTGCTTTTTGCAAGTATCAGAAGCTACCCTTTTCAATCTTAGTCTACTGACCGGAGATTTGTGGAGTGTTGGGTTCAGTGTTATGGCCGAACGCATCGTGCCCAATCGACTGTTTTTCATTGCGTTGGCATTCATTGTCCTCGGAGTTTCTGTTTATGAAACGGCGCCCTCTCCTGTCCAAGAGGATAGAGAGGATTTGAGCCAGGAGGAAGCTTGGCGGGAAGTAGAGACAGACGCAGAAGTGGACCAAGCGGGTCATAATTTGGAGTTGACGGCAAAGAGCATCAGGATGAGTCTGATGTAA
- a CDS encoding predicted protein — translation MSDAKRQRLASPPSTPIDEGNQTGYHTRQKEQGGYQGYRFAEKVEGAPDPILDVLSPAMDPQSFFENYVSKRRPCVLSGLPSDWKHAVTVEKMLERAGDGKVQVERRSDKHSPFGQNRNDDRQVDMTFREFVGKLRGEEKDLFYLSTQSTETSQNTSLFLTPCLQLLESGDLPGKLKIAGNLVLQSCNVWMGAAVGSSGLHHDFHDNFYVLLSGRKSFLLYPPSEAAHIPTYGTIDKVHPNGLISYQSRPTRADGVPDSITQAKMSDEVESENESADSSDDEDEAVLGRGFDYASDTENDDASAFLHGDHDEYETLIREEGESQGYKTVLRDEARPDHFAKPVGASCGEPNANPGIGCQIDLQAGQCLYLPASWFHSVTSYTEDFEGGNSIGPHIAFNYWFHPPDRNCFLAPYTDDHWRHEDSNR, via the coding sequence ATGAGCGACGCGAAACGTCAGCGCTTGGCCTCTCCTCCTTCCACCCCGATCGACGAAGGGAATCAGACCGGATACCATACACGCCAGAAAGAGCAAGGAGGCTACCAGGGCTATCGGTTCGCTGAGAAAGTGGAGGGCGCTCCAGATCCGATCCTGGACGTGCTTTCTCCTGCCATGGACCCTCAATCTTTCTTTGAAAATTACGTGTCGAAACGAAGGCCTTGTGTTCTGAGTGGTCTCCCGTCTGATTGGAAACACGCCGTAACCGTTGAGAAGATGCTCGAGCGAGCTGGAGACGGCAAAGTTCAGGTCGAGAGGAGATCCGACAAACATTCGCCATTCGGTCAAAACCGAAACGACGACCGACAAGTCGATATGACGTTTCGAGAATTTGTTGGGAAACTACGAGGGGAAGAGAAAGATCTCTTCTATCTTTCAACGCAATCAACCGAGACCAGCCAAAACACGTCGCTTTTTCTGACGCCTTGTCTTCAGCTTTTGGAGTCGGGTGATCTTCCTGGAAAGTTGAAAATCGCTGGAAATCTGGTGCTGCAATCTTGCAACGTTTGGATGGGAGCGGCTGTGGGATCGAGTGGTTTACATCACGACTTTCACGACAACTTTTATGTGCTTTTGTCCGGCCGCAAATCTTTTCTCCTGTACCCGCCGTCGGAAGCGGCGCACATTCCTACGTACGGAACAATTGACAAGGTCCATCCAAATGGGCTGATATCGTACCAGAGCCGCCCTACGAGAGCAGATGGTGTACCCGACTCAATTACACAGGCGAAAATGTCAGACGAAGTAGAGAGTGAGAACGAGAGCGCCGACAGtagcgacgacgaggatgaagCTGTTTTAGGTAGGGGATTTGACTATGCGAGCGATACAGAGAATGATGACGCGTCCGCGTTTCTCCACGGCGACCACGATGAATACGAAACTTTAATTCGTGAAGAGGGCGAAAGTCAGGGTTACAAGACTGTTCTACGCGACGAGGCGAGACCTGATCATTTTGCGAAACCTGTCGGTGCATCTTGTGGCGAACCAAATGCAAATCCAGGCATTGGATGCCAGATCGACCTTCAGGCGGGCCAGTGCCTCTATTTACCAGCCAGTTGGTTCCATTCTGTTACGTCGTACACAGAGGACTTCGAAGGTGGCAATTCGATTGGTCCTCACATAGCTTTCAACTATTGGTTTCACCCGCCTGATCGAAATTGTTTTTTAGCCCCGTATACCGACGACCACTGGAGACACGAAGATTCAAATAGATGA
- a CDS encoding predicted protein — translation MPYNDTATEPPEKKAKIQCSPKVSLSLWEIHGLDEKVPIHIPNLPTALRENRQNIADFFLFVYERQRIWERRNRDEAQPWSQNPVFLDCSFCNNYRELDRGTQFFHAHVLDLRDSMGPNVSKLDWLTAVLWASYVYRQVNKVESFLQLGFPEPRDAVSFLKRASSQFKEKGCSFFTGAHQTQGYVNYRRHVEAVARNDGKLLREVSKKISNASNTKLCLKHLRAFPGIGQFLAWQMLCDLRESYCIDAKVDDYCELGPGAISTCNLKLRVFPL, via the coding sequence ATGCCCTATAATGATACAGCTACCGAACCTCCCGAGAAAAAGGCGAAAATTCAATGTTCTCCAAAAGTCTCACTTTCGCTCTGGGAGATTCACGGCCTCGACGAAAAGGTGCCGATACATATCCCCAACTTACCGACGGCACTGCGGGAAAATCGGCAAAATATAGCAgactttttccttttcgtatACGAACGCCAACGGATCTGGGAGCGACGTAACCGAGACGAAGCCCAACCGTGGTCTCAAAACCCAGTATTCCTCGATTGttccttttgcaacaacTACCGAGAACTGGATCGCGGTACGCAGTTCTTCCATGCGCATGTTCTAGATCTGAGAGATAGCATGGGGCCAAATGTTTCAAAGCTGGACTGGCTAACCGCGGTGCTCTGGGCATCTTACGTATATCGCCAGGTCAACAAGGTTGAAAGTTTCTTGCAACTGGGTTTTCCGGAACCACGAGACGCGGTGTCGTTTTTGAAACGCGCCTCCTCACAATTCAAGGAAAAGGGTTGTTCCTTCTTCACCGGAGCGCACCAAACTCAAGGGTACGTCAACTATCGACGTCATGTTGAAGCTGTAGCCAGGAACGACGGTAAATTGTTGCGAGAAGTCAGCAAAAAGATCTCCAATGCGTCAAATACAAAGTTGTGCTTGAAGCATCTACGTGCATTTCCTGGGATTGGGCAATTCTTGGCGTGGCAGATGCTTTGTGATTTGCGCGAGTCCTATTGTATTGATGCCAAGGTGGACGATTACTGCGAGCTTGGACCAGGAGCCATAAGTACGTGCAATCTTAAATTACGTGTTTTCCCATTGTAA
- a CDS encoding predicted protein — protein sequence MIISKLVSLNVHEALTFEGTEICLHPDLFSASTGNDSVARPGKDPRLLLVSVHSTDENWSVNNNNPAASLQAKLLHVGDMIEIRVWDPLPQPDTTPSSSVGATSWRKRPTLTPSHSMPVTSAHSSTSSHENIGVNHHSSDHLNEALSGATISDVGKLEGLDDGVPRRASLQYSASAGAGGQYDNKETVGDNFTDEQHRANMAAVEPSPIQPAPAKSASSARAILTPATSLPEDSSPAKSITTPGELPPVFPRNRTNTVDGPANTTVPRVANVVPKPPIAQRRISANAPAENMQGKSRTTRASLHSRELSDMTLETVYPVDHRSATVLDSSNHLVDLQVPFGSSVCVPSEDEDDFHTDIASSHSLRLSFVMKVTEQTLTSLKGSARTQVSLLRQIADLYELSSYDMVTIHKVENEEEEAALAAVSADFVLVTIKDQFISRGDMHLFQQNLMGSWIYEGQRLFDATRGIHAHAREIRHDDHQARSGIVTQDTMITYRSRSSRIFWLIQISAEMWDYSSPYANYEDESRCEVYFDKFVKFAYELFAKWKVVEATHSLTVVFFSRTFLPSRTSVLPAIGNRPADQRDAYGRRYEDHYNIVIENETNADWDALVLRMKEAFLKYPYEVEWNCSAAEDARRPSTATQGNVLEAINVTLNLLQYHFLDRDLHRTGNSILVVSAGGGVFEVDKELASITYQRMMDHGIGSDMLSLGLPPLHIAPFFLYVNAYRSVGKTGIDAGESYYEVPHWMHLSFVSYPSDSTIPGSAPEQHDTQVTSVSSFPYGMDVGPNGFLRSQPPVRSAGTRQDTSPLLRPLSFSAHGNAAASPTKKKVLNQERHLIAGRDFYDILEALKPDRRSDSEEASKPREWGALGLPDHRPSDSSSSSACGILSPSLRYLATGRSLQKMEHIEHTDAPEKTASPSSSYTSQFSSVLGVSYDRPLLAQQLSPSRIQMQRTPSQDMILVDDDNCNYDEASPRPSHSDNVVLELDESSEALVSSAHQTLDKIEDRLRKSMRSSDANSFQVSSPKAMTSSDSRSGLPMRDIDSRSRHSISTSTKAGNVSGGIGAALTRYSSAGSSSSHNLEAQGVQRLSVRSISSTRLLGQSPGMRPLFEMNSRGLSPLILPPPRSYIDPLEVQPLSFTGGGRFGGRLIHPSEMSRPFLGHNPNNLHHRTKTESSHGSSSSKTFSTSPPMGSASNSLFHKSAVSQPNRSYTHDRGPSRGKTGQASRRKSRALNPFRQEDEDEVLAKKSHNRRRWSHVFPLGEVEFKRHAGPNWKSLSSPAILPLSVDYFPPQQDIVLNFQFNIYNVTLSEFEHTNYSSNRELLDEMVRQRLTQDYQLVPPSHVNASNYRSESVRDNLANRQAQTKSETENPEIVRKFLSMGHRLQVLTYDPASDTVEVNRYNAKGAEHNTASNSFKYYYYGFCKETHSYTKVVQSFDKYSHQYNWNKVDRMVCGDVENRELEDSMRARRIMFGLIPERFEDINAEQEYISKFHRLLGYLDKLRERIESDAPLEIKIISSQDSEGDEFPVAQLPSKIGIERESMRRFYVQLRKGKRDSFEWMEVAVDRTFNTSWSYRLMFNWLVASSGKVDTQIQLLQRRCLQYGLNLVPFLQVSVSTNVFLNPFRPPAILAIREETKASLLDAVLINNDYVYDGVFTTDAQLVAECMEVGTALDFGKSFGKRQIGRQFVHRSGTLFVRIVNDKQGFALLIVFGNYRYVGRDELLVSKYRKAFFDLKNLLNDLVDDDDDDNIEVISPEKHVKESQIRDKNYRSLDSFQTTLP from the exons ATGATAATTTCTAAGCTTGTATCGCTTAATGTGCATGAGGCCTTGACCTTTGAAGGCACCGAAATATGCTTGCATCCGGATTTGTTTTCCGCGTCGACAGGGAACGACTCAGTTGCTCGACCAGGCAAAGATCCAcgcttgttgttggtgtcTGTGCATTCAACTGATGAAAATTGGTCTGTGAATAACAATAATCCCGCGGCCAGCTTACAAGCTAAACTCTTACACGTTGGAGATATGATTGAAATTCGGGTATGGGATCCATTGCCTCAGCCTGATACAACTCCCTCTTCCAGCGTCGGGGCGACGAGCTGGCGAAAGCGACCCACTTTAACGCCTTCGCACAGTATGCCAGTCACCTCTGCCCACTCCTCTACTTCTTCACACGAAAACATTGGTGTCAATCATCACTCGTCCGATCATCTGAACGAAGCCCTGTCTGGGGCGACAATTTCGGATGTCGGTAAATTGGAAGGACTGGATGACGGAGTCCCCCGTAGAGCTTCTTTGCAGTATTCTGCATCGGCTGGAGCTGGCGGCCAATACGACAATAAAGAAACAGTCGGCGACAACTTTACAGATGAGCAGCACAGGGCAAACATGGCGGCCGTAGAGCCCTCTCCGATTCAGCCGGCGCCGGCTAAATCCGCTTCCTCAGCCAGAGCTATATTAACACCAGCAACGTCACTGCCGGAAGATTCTTCGCCAGCGAAAAGCATTACAACCCCGGGAGAGCTACCACCTGTCTTTCCTCGCAATAGAACGAATACCGTCGATGGCCCGGCAAACACAACTGTACCACGTGTCGCAAACGTTGTTCCGAAACCACCGATAGCCCAGCGTCGAATTTCAGCCAACGCACCAGCCGAAAATATGCAGGGCAAATCGCGGACAACAAGAGCATCCCTGCATTCTCGTGAACTATCCGATATGACACTGGAAACGGTATACCCGGTAGATCATCGGTCAGCCACCGTTTTGGATAGCAGCAATCACCTCGTTGATTTGCAGGTTCCCTTTGGCAGCAGTGTATGTGTTCCaagcgaagacgaagacgattttCACACCGACATTGCATCATCACATTCCCTCCGGCTGTCTTTTGTAATGAAGGTCACAGAACAGACGTTGACAAGTTTAAAAGGTTCGGCTCGGACTCAAGTTTCTCTACTGCGACAGATTGCGGATCTTTACGAATTGAGCAGCTACGATATGGTGACAATCCATAAGgtagaaaacgaagaagaggaagcagCGTTGGCTGCGGTCTCGGCGGACTTTGTATTGGTGACAATTAAAGATCAATTTATTTCAAGGGGTGACATGCACTTGTTTCAACAGAATTTGATGGGTTCTTGGATTTACGAAGGACAGCGCTTGTTTGACGCGACCCGGGGTATTCACGCACATGCTCGAGAAATACGACACGACGATCACCAAGCTCGATCTGGTATTGTGACGCAAGACACTATGATTACTTACCGGAGTCGATCCTCTCGCATTTTCTG GCTGATCCAAATTTCTGCTGAAATGTGGGACTACTCGTCACCGTATGCAAACTATGAGGACGAAAGCAGATGCGAGGTGTACTTCGACAAGTTTGTCAAATTTGCCTACGAACTCTTCGCAAAATGGAAGGTTGTGGAAGCGACGCACTCCCTTACTGTGGTCTTTTTTAGTAGGACGTTTCTGCCATCGAGGACCTCGGTGTTGCCAGCAATAGGGAATAGGCCGGCAGATCAAAGGGACGCATATGGTCGCCGCTATGAAGATCACTATAACATTGTAATTGAAAACGAAACAAACGCAGACTGGGATGCGTTGGTTTTGCGCATGAAGGAAGCTTTTCTGAAGTATCCATACGAAGTCGAATGGAACTGCTCCGCAGCTGAGGATGCTCGGCGTCCTTCAACGGCAACGCAGGGCAATGTGTTGGAGGCTATCAATGTAACCCTTAACTTGCTTCAGTATCATTTCCTTGATCGAGACTTGCATCGAACCGGAAATAGCATTCTCGTAGTGTCAGCTGGCGGCGGTGTTTTTGAAGTCGACAAGGAGCTTGCATCTATCACATACCAACGAATGATGGACCATGGAATTGGAAGCGACATGCTTAGTCTCGGTCTACCACCTCTTCATATCGCACCGTTTTTTCTCTACGTGAACGCCTATCGATCTGTCGGAAAAACTGGAATTGATG CCGGAGAAAGCTACTACGAGGTGCCCCATTGGATGCATCTGTCATTCGTGAGCTACCCAAGTGATAGTACAATACCCGGAAGCGCTCCCGAGCAACATGATACGCAAGTTACGTCTGTTTCGTCGTTTCCATATGGAATGGATGTAGGCCCAAATGGCTTCCTTCGCTCGCAGCCACCCGTTCGAAGCGCTGGAACGCGTCAAGACACCAGTCCACTCCTTCGTCCGCTTTCGTTCTCCGCCCATGGAAATGCGGCTGCATCGccgacaaaaaagaaagtaTTGAATCAAGAGCGCCATCTGATTGCTGGGCGAGATTTCTATGACATTTTGGAAGCCT TGAAGCCTGACCGCCGGAGTGATTCCGAAGAGGCTAGTAAACCCAGGGAATGGGGTGCTCTAGGTCTTCCTGATCATCGTCCGAGCGATTCGTCAAGCTCAAGCGCATGCGGCATCCTCAGTCCTTCCTTGAGATATCTAGCCACCGGACGCAGTCTTCAAAAGATGGAACACATCGAACACACAGATGCCCCTGAAAAGACTGCGAGTCCATCTTCAAGCTACACAAGCCAATTTTCTAGCGTCTTAGGAGTATCATACGACAGGCCCCTGCTCGCCCAGCAACTGTCTCCATCGCGCATTCAAATGCAGAGAACCCCTTCACAAGACATGATTCTCGTGGACGACGATAATTGTAATTACGATGAAGCATCCCCACGACCCTCGCACAGCGATAACGTAGTGCTAGAGCTGGATGAAAGCAGCGAAGCTCTCGTTAGTAGCGCTCATCAAACACTTGACAAGATTGAAGATCGTTTGAGAAAAAGCATGAGGTCTTCTGATGCGAACTCGTTCCAAGTCTCCTCCCCTAAGGCGATGACGAGTTCGGATTCCAGATCTGGTCTCCCCATGCGAGATATAGATTCAAGAAGCCGCCACTCCATTTCTACATCTACGAAGGCAGGCAATGTCTCGGGGGGGATCGGGGCGGCCTTAACAAGGTACAGTAGTGCCGGAAGTAGTAGTAGCCACAACTTGGAAGCACAAGGAGTTCAACGACTTTCAGTGCGGTCGATCAGCTCCACTCGCTTACTCGGGCAGTCTCCAGGGATGCGCCCGCTTTTTGAAATGAACTCTCGTGGTCTCTCTCCACTGATTCTGCCACCACCACGCTCCTATATTGATCCACTAGAAGTACAGCCTCTATCTTTCACAGGAGGAGGAAGGTTTGGGGGACGATTGATACACCCTTCTGAGATGTCAAGACCTTTTTTGGGTCACAATCCAAACAATCTTCATCACCGTACAAAGACCGAGAGCAGCCACGGTTCTTCCAGCAGTAAAACGTTTTCGACTAGTCCACCGATGGGTAGTGCAAGTAATTCACTGTTTCACAAGTCAGCCGTATCTCAGCCCAATCGCTCCTATACGCATGATCGCGGACCGTCAAGAGGAAAAACAGGACAGGCTtccagaagaaaaagccGTGCATTAAATCCATTCCGCcaggaagacgaggatgaaGTCCTCGCTAAGAAGTCTCACAATCGACGCCGTTGGAGTCACGTCTTTCCCCTCGGAGAGGTTGAGTTTAAGCGTCAC GCGGGTCCGAACTGGAAAAGTTTGTCATCGCCGGCGATTTTACCACTCTCAGTAGACTACTTCCCACCACAGCAAGACATTGTCCTCAATTTTCAATTTAATATATACAACGTTACCTTGAGTGAGTTTGAGCACACGAACTATTCCTCCAACAGGGAGCTTTTGGATGAAATGGTTCGGCAACGCTTGACGCAAGATTATCAGCTTGTACCCCCCTCCCATGTCAACGCAAGCAACTATCGTAGCGAGTCAGTGAGAGATAATTTGGCCAACCGTCAGGCACAAACGAAATCGGAGACAGAAAATCCCGAAATTGTTCGCAAGTTCCTCTCAATGGGTCATCGATTACAAGTTCTTACCTACGACCCGGCATCTGACACTGTTGAGGTAAACCGATACAACGCAAAAGGAGCAGAGCACAACACTGCGTCAAACTCATTCAAATACTATTACTATGGCTTCTGCAAGGAGACACATAGCTATACCAAAGTTGTGCAATCTTTTGACAAATACTCTCATCAGTACAACTGGAACAAGGTGGATCGCATGGTGTGCGGTGACGTTGAAAATAGAGAACTGGAAGATTCAATGCGGGCTCGTAGGATTATGTTTGGATTGATCCCGGAGCGATTTGAAGATATCAACGCCGAGCAGGAATACATATCGAAATTTCATCGACTGCTGGGGTACCTAGACAAACTgcgcgaaagaattgagTCTGATGCGCCATTGGAGATCAAAATTATATCAAGTCAAGATTCAGAAGGCGATGAATTTCCCGTTGCGCAACTTCCCTCCAAAATAGGGATTGAGCGAGAGTCGATGCGCCGATTTTACGTCCAACTTCGTAAGGGGAAACGTGATTCGTTCGAGTGGATGGAAGTTGCCGTTGATAGGACTTTCAACACATCCTGGTCTTACAGGCTAATGTTCAATTGGCTTGTAGCGAGCTCTGGGAAGGTGGACACGCAAATCCAGCTCTTGCAAAGGCGGTGTTTGCAGTACGGACTCAATTTGGTACCATTCTTGCAAGTTAGTGTTTCTACGAATGTTTTCTTAAACCCCTTTCGACCTCCTGCTATTTTGGCAATCAGAGAGGAGACCAAGGCAAGTTTGTTGGACGCAGTCTTGATCAACAACGACTATGTCTACGATGGCGTATTTACTACAGACGCTCAGCTTGTGGCGGAATGCATGGAAGTAGGAACGGCCCTTGATTTTGGGAAGAGTTTCGGTAAAAGACAAATCGGACGGCAGTTTGTGCACCGAAGCGGAACCTTATTTGTTCGGATCGTGAACGACAAACAAGGATTCGCCTTGTTGATTGTTTTCGGAAACTACCGCTACGTGGGAAGAGACGAGCTCTTGGTATCTAAGTACCGCAAAGCATTCTTTGACTTGAAGAACTTGCTCAATGATCTAgtggatgatgatgatgatgataacATTGAGGTCATTTCGCCAGAAAAACATGTAAAGGAATCTCAGATCAGAGACAAGAACTATCGTTCACTTGATTCTTTCCAGACAACTCTGCCTTAA
- a CDS encoding predicted protein, translated as MSADCHNCKQTRGMKIKHAVFGYGSLISTESAAKTAKNLTDNPFPCTIKGIERAWNKHSVKGMTAMGVQWAENGTCTGVLYPVSEKELSRFDRREIGYDRQEIPIENVDRIDYLDEEHYDSEEHVLFLQAVAGKREDVRIWVYVPSNPCPPDEDHPIAQTYVDIILQGCLDIHVDFAREFIEETKGWNPQELLTDEDDDSDDEDIDDEDGEVAANQALSDENTSDVIAWVNDRDRPIYMRADTDYSQKEGPQLDRLLRRHRPEFRRRKKRASVLKKPKGHRKRPELQTSNQDY; from the exons ATGAGTGCGGATTGTCACAATTGTAAGCAAACTAGAGGAATGAAGATAAAGCATGCCGTATTTGGCTATGGAAG TCTTATTTCAACGGAGTCAGCTGCGAAGACGGCCAAAAACTTGACCGACAATCCTTTTCCATGCACAATCAAGGGGATCGAGCGAGCATGGAATAAACACTCCGTAAAG GGAATGACTGCTATGGGTGTACAATGGGCCGAGAATGGTACTTGTACAGGTGTCTTATATCCGGTATCCGAAAAGGAACTCTCACGCTTTGATCGTCGCGAAATCGGTTACGATCGCCAAGAGATTCCGATTGAAAACGTTGATCGTATTGACTATCTCGATGAGGAGCATTATGATTCGGAAGAACATGTATTATTCCTCCAAGCGGTTGCTGGAAAGCGAGAGGATGTCCGGATTTGGGTCTATGTGCCGAGCAATCCGTGTCCACCGGATGAAGACCATCCGATTGCACAAACCTATGTCGACATCATATTACAGGGTTGTCTAGACATTCATGTAGACTTCGCTCgtgaatttattgaagagACAAAAGGATGGAACCCCCAGGAGCTCTTGActgatgaagatgatgacagCGATGATGAGGATAttgacgacgaggacggcGAAGTAGCTGCAAATCAGGCCTTGTCCGATGAAAATACCAGCGACGTCATTGCCTGGGTCAACGACCGAGACCGTCCAATCTACATGCGAGCCGATACTGACTATTCACAGAAGGAAGGTCCGCAGCTTGATCGATTGTTGCGTCGGCATCGGCCCGAGTTTCGCCGTCGCAAAAAGCGTGCGTCTGTTCTAAAAAAGCCCAAAGGGCATCGCAAGCGCCCCGAACTGCAAACATCCAATCAAGATTACTAG